A region of Selenomonadales bacterium 4137-cl DNA encodes the following proteins:
- a CDS encoding flagellar FlbD family protein → MIKLTKFKSHDHDFVLNAELIETIEETPDTVITLTNGKKLIVAEGMDEVVRRVMEYRRAMFRNTR, encoded by the coding sequence ATGATTAAGCTGACCAAGTTCAAATCACACGATCACGATTTTGTGTTGAACGCCGAACTGATCGAAACTATCGAAGAAACTCCGGATACGGTGATAACGCTCACGAACGGCAAGAAGCTGATCGTCGCCGAAGGGATGGACGAGGTGGTGCGGCGGGTAATGGAATACCGCCGGGCGATGTTCCGCAATACGCGATAG
- a CDS encoding flagellar motor protein — MDLTTILGLVVGIGALLISVVLEGGHLVSLISLPAFVVIFGGTIGATAIGFTLEELKTVPTLMRIAFKDEKHDVSSLIATLVSFAEKARREGLLALEEDLNGIGDKFLKKGMQLVIDGTDAELVRSIMETELAFIQERHHKGASIFDAAGGYAPTMGIIGTVMGLVHVLGNLTDTESLGPAISTAFLATLYGIFSANIFFLPIAGKLKNRSAHQVLVYEVTLEGILSVQAGDNPRIVEEKLEAFLAPTKRKKPQAQADD, encoded by the coding sequence ATGGATTTGACGACAATTCTCGGCCTGGTGGTCGGCATCGGGGCACTGCTGATTTCAGTGGTTCTGGAGGGCGGGCATCTTGTCAGCCTTATCAGCCTGCCGGCGTTCGTGGTCATCTTCGGCGGCACGATCGGCGCGACCGCCATCGGGTTTACTCTTGAGGAGCTTAAGACGGTGCCGACGCTGATGCGAATCGCCTTCAAGGACGAGAAGCACGACGTGAGCAGCCTGATCGCGACGCTGGTTAGCTTTGCGGAGAAGGCCCGCCGCGAAGGCCTGCTGGCTCTGGAGGAAGACCTGAACGGGATCGGAGACAAGTTCCTCAAAAAGGGCATGCAGCTCGTTATCGACGGCACGGACGCCGAGCTGGTCCGCAGCATTATGGAGACGGAGCTGGCTTTCATCCAGGAGCGCCACCACAAGGGCGCGAGTATTTTCGACGCCGCCGGCGGCTATGCGCCGACGATGGGTATCATCGGGACGGTTATGGGCCTGGTGCACGTGCTGGGCAACCTGACGGATACCGAGTCGCTCGGACCGGCAATTTCCACGGCGTTTCTCGCGACGCTGTACGGCATTTTTTCCGCGAATATCTTTTTCCTGCCGATCGCCGGCAAGCTGAAGAACCGCAGCGCCCATCAGGTGCTTGTGTATGAGGTTACTCTGGAGGGTATCCTGTCTGTCCAGGCCGGGGACAATCCGCGCATCGTCGAAGAGAAGCTGGAGGCTTTCCTGGCGCCTACGAAGAGGAAAAAACCGCAGGCTCAGGCCGATGATTAG
- a CDS encoding flagellar basal body-associated FliL family protein: MAEEGGKKFSVMLIVGLIVVGLILAGGISYFIATKVISTRSEGKAAREPGVFLKLGDPKEGLIVNIGGVTSGRYLKIGVILELKPAKNAPAPGGKGASPDEIKSLDAVVQLLRSQKVEDFEPSRQERLKELIKAEVNKALGEDRVYEVFITNFVLQ; encoded by the coding sequence ATGGCCGAAGAAGGCGGCAAGAAGTTTTCAGTGATGTTGATTGTCGGTCTGATTGTCGTTGGGCTGATTTTAGCCGGCGGTATTTCGTACTTCATCGCTACGAAGGTGATCAGTACCCGGTCGGAAGGGAAGGCAGCGCGTGAGCCGGGAGTGTTCCTGAAGCTCGGCGATCCCAAGGAAGGGCTGATCGTGAATATCGGCGGCGTGACCTCGGGTCGATATTTGAAAATCGGTGTCATATTAGAGCTAAAACCTGCGAAGAATGCGCCGGCTCCAGGAGGAAAAGGCGCCTCGCCCGATGAAATTAAATCACTAGACGCGGTGGTGCAGCTGCTGCGGTCCCAGAAGGTCGAGGATTTCGAGCCGTCCCGCCAGGAACGGCTGAAAGAGCTTATCAAGGCTGAGGTTAATAAGGCCTTGGGCGAGGATCGGGTTTATGAGGTCTTTATCACGAATTTCGTGCTCCAGTAA
- the fliM gene encoding flagellar motor switch protein FliM has protein sequence MAGSDVLSQSEIDELLSALSTGVVSAEEMKIEQTQRKVKVYDFKRPDKFSKDQIRTLYMLHENFARLLNTYLAAHLRSFVNINVASVDQLTYEEFIRSLPNPSVISIFQMRPLKGSVLLELNPNIVFSIIDRLFGGPGLPPAKPRPLTDIEEVIVKRVLAKTLESFTEAWKQVIALEPRMDAIETNPQFTQIVPPNDMVVIITLQAKIGQAEGLLNICIPYLVLEPIMSKLSTTYWVASSMAKQLTDENINALQRKLERTLIPIVVELGCIGVNVHELLGLNPGDVLQLETRVEDDLKIVVGSNEKFRCKPGISGKKLAVQITQIISKGEDGDE, from the coding sequence GTGGCAGGTTCCGACGTGCTTTCCCAGTCGGAAATAGACGAGTTGTTGTCAGCTTTGTCGACCGGTGTCGTTTCGGCGGAAGAGATGAAGATCGAGCAGACCCAGCGCAAGGTCAAGGTGTACGACTTCAAGCGCCCGGACAAGTTCTCCAAGGATCAGATCCGCACTTTATACATGCTTCACGAGAATTTTGCCCGTCTTCTCAATACATACCTGGCTGCTCACCTCCGCTCGTTCGTCAATATCAATGTTGCTTCGGTCGATCAGCTTACATATGAGGAGTTCATCCGCTCGCTGCCCAACCCCAGCGTTATCAGCATCTTCCAGATGCGTCCCCTGAAGGGCAGCGTGCTTCTGGAGCTTAATCCGAACATCGTGTTTTCGATCATCGACCGCCTGTTCGGCGGCCCCGGGTTACCACCCGCCAAGCCCCGCCCTCTTACGGATATCGAGGAGGTCATCGTTAAAAGGGTGCTGGCGAAAACGCTGGAGAGTTTCACGGAGGCGTGGAAGCAGGTGATCGCCCTGGAGCCGCGGATGGACGCGATCGAGACCAATCCTCAGTTTACGCAGATCGTGCCGCCCAACGATATGGTGGTCATCATTACGCTGCAGGCGAAAATCGGCCAGGCGGAGGGGCTGCTGAACATTTGCATCCCGTATCTGGTGCTTGAGCCGATTATGTCGAAGCTGTCGACTACTTACTGGGTGGCTTCGTCAATGGCCAAGCAGCTGACGGACGAGAATATCAACGCCCTGCAGCGCAAGCTGGAGAGAACGCTTATTCCGATCGTGGTGGAGCTGGGCTGTATCGGCGTGAACGTCCACGAGCTGCTGGGGCTGAACCCGGGCGATGTGCTCCAGTTGGAGACGAGGGTGGAAGACGATCTGAAAATAGTGGTCGGCAGCAACGAGAAGTTCCGCTGCAAGCCGGGTATCTCCGGCAAGAAGCTGGCTGTGCAGATAACGCAAATAATATCCAAAGGAGAAGATGGTGATGAATAA
- the fliY gene encoding flagellar motor switch phosphatase FliY, with the protein MNNGFLSQEEIDALLRGEPVASGEGDLSDIEKDAMGEIGNISMGSAATTLSILLSRRVSITTPKVRISSINEIKKQYPLPYLVIEVGYTHGLTGSNILAIREQDALIISDLMMGGDGTNPPAELNELYMSAVSEAMNQMMGSVATSMSTVFKKKIDIAPPACNLLDFSGDANITSVTSPDEPMVEVSFRMEVEDLIDSEIMQLVSLDVAKEMVSNLIGVVEANAAPQPAAAPAPAAPPSPQPMPVAAAPSQQPMPQPTPQPMMPPPQTMVAMPAASAAVPPNVVVQPVQFAPLKPTMLPVTDTNIGLILDVPLQVTVELGRTRKLIREILELAPGSVVELDKLAGEPVDILVNGKQIAKGEVVVIDENFGVRVTEIIGQLDRTTLQ; encoded by the coding sequence ATGAATAACGGCTTTCTTTCGCAAGAAGAGATAGACGCCTTGTTGCGTGGGGAACCTGTCGCGAGCGGCGAGGGAGACCTTAGCGACATCGAAAAGGATGCGATGGGCGAAATAGGCAATATCTCGATGGGCAGCGCGGCGACGACGCTGTCGATCCTGCTGAGCCGCCGCGTGTCCATCACTACTCCTAAGGTGCGCATTTCGAGCATCAACGAGATAAAGAAGCAGTACCCGCTGCCGTATCTGGTCATTGAGGTGGGGTATACCCACGGGTTGACCGGCAGTAATATCCTGGCGATCCGCGAGCAGGACGCGCTGATTATTTCCGATCTGATGATGGGCGGCGACGGCACTAATCCGCCGGCCGAGCTGAACGAGCTGTATATGAGCGCGGTGTCCGAGGCGATGAATCAGATGATGGGTTCGGTGGCGACGTCGATGTCGACGGTTTTCAAGAAGAAGATCGATATCGCGCCTCCGGCCTGCAATCTGCTGGATTTCTCGGGCGACGCCAATATCACCAGTGTGACGAGCCCCGACGAGCCCATGGTGGAAGTGTCTTTCCGCATGGAGGTCGAGGATCTGATCGATAGCGAGATTATGCAGCTGGTTTCGCTGGATGTCGCCAAGGAGATGGTGTCCAACCTGATCGGGGTGGTGGAGGCTAACGCCGCGCCTCAGCCGGCCGCTGCTCCCGCTCCTGCGGCTCCCCCTTCGCCTCAGCCTATGCCGGTCGCGGCCGCGCCTTCGCAGCAACCCATGCCGCAACCGACACCCCAGCCGATGATGCCGCCTCCGCAGACGATGGTGGCGATGCCGGCGGCGTCGGCGGCGGTGCCGCCCAATGTGGTGGTGCAGCCGGTCCAGTTTGCGCCGCTCAAGCCGACGATGCTGCCGGTGACGGATACGAATATCGGGCTTATCCTGGATGTGCCGCTGCAGGTTACGGTGGAGCTGGGCCGGACCCGCAAACTCATCCGCGAGATTCTCGAACTCGCCCCCGGCTCGGTGGTCGAACTCGATAAGTTGGCCGGCGAACCGGTGGATATCCTGGTGAACGGCAAGCAGATCGCCAAAGGCGAAGTTGTGGTCATTGATGAGAATTTCGGTGTGCGGGTTACCGAGATTATCGGCCAGCTTGACCGGACGACCCTACAGTAG
- a CDS encoding response regulator → MAIKVLIVDDAAFMRMMIKDILTKNGFEVVGEAENGAKAVEKFQELRPDLTTMDITMPEMDGISAVKQIKKIDPGAKVIMCSAMGQQAMVIEAIQSGARDFIVKPFQPDRVLEAIRKAIG, encoded by the coding sequence ATGGCAATTAAGGTCCTGATAGTGGATGATGCAGCGTTTATGCGGATGATGATCAAGGATATCCTGACTAAGAACGGGTTCGAGGTTGTGGGCGAGGCGGAGAACGGCGCCAAGGCGGTGGAGAAGTTTCAGGAACTGCGCCCCGATTTGACGACGATGGATATTACGATGCCTGAGATGGACGGGATTTCGGCCGTGAAGCAGATAAAGAAGATCGATCCGGGCGCGAAGGTCATCATGTGCAGCGCTATGGGCCAGCAGGCTATGGTTATCGAGGCTATCCAGTCGGGGGCCCGCGATTTCATCGTCAAGCCGTTCCAGCCGGACAGGGTGTTGGAAGCTATCCGCAAAGCCATCGGCTGA